In Ignisphaera sp., one DNA window encodes the following:
- a CDS encoding ferredoxin, whose product MSVLARYRVIVDRVACISCGAAPAACPEIYELGSDNYKTRIVEKYSVRTDENVSIGEIPEELYECAKAGADVCPVNAIKIERID is encoded by the coding sequence GATATAGGGTTATAGTTGATAGAGTAGCATGTATATCTTGTGGAGCAGCTCCAGCTGCTTGTCCTGAGATCTATGAACTTGGCTCTGACAACTATAAGACTAGAATTGTTGAAAAGTATAGTGTTAGAACTGATGAGAATGTATCTATTGGGGAAATTCCTGAAGAGCTTTACGAGTGTGCTAAAGCAGGTGCTGATGTCTGTCCAGTTAATGCTATAAAGATTGAGAGGATTGATTAA
- a CDS encoding 2-oxoacid:ferredoxin oxidoreductase subunit alpha gives MAREDVGIILGGPQGAGVETSMMVLTRALARRGFGVIADREYFSNITGRHSYIHMLVSSRAIPRSLRYPVEIIASMDAETLFTHIDDVANGGYIVYDSGVASKRLEEIVSMEDITRVRVLEKLKKNGVASTVASVLKFLERDRDVKAIGLNFADLLRRLMNRYRIEVSSLSRYVSGIIVSAVAVLLGLDVEAIKYSLSIQFSSRRNIVEQNLELFKYVEESLQSYRNSIALEKPKHNFRKLMIVTGNDVVAMGKIVGGLRYQSYYPITPAADESFAIEKYEHLRAEKDIGSIVVIQTEDEISAICSAIGASLAGARSATVTSGPGFDLMVEGISWAGANEVPIVVTYYQRGGPSTGQPTRGSQSDLFNAIFAGHGEFARVVITSGDHVEAFYDSIEAFNIAERFQVPVIHLLDKFLANSIRTIPPPDLDSVKIVRGSISSGGKEYKRFDLGYIVSPRAFIGVDDTVMWYSGDEHDEYGHIVEDPENRVSMYSKRIKKLDLIASEVSRDMKLQVYGDRDLDYIIIGWGSVKGVVLDALELLYRKGFRGCYINVKLLWPFPSREVVEVLSKTDRDRIIAIEHSYNVQIADLVALSTSIKIEKKIAKFTGRPITLNELVDALQKLLTSETTHVVLTYGA, from the coding sequence ATGGCTAGAGAAGATGTTGGTATCATTTTAGGAGGTCCTCAAGGTGCTGGAGTAGAGACTTCAATGATGGTGCTTACGAGAGCTTTAGCTCGTCGAGGTTTTGGTGTTATAGCTGATAGAGAGTATTTTTCGAATATAACCGGTAGACATAGCTATATACATATGCTAGTATCTTCTAGAGCTATTCCTAGATCTCTAAGGTATCCTGTGGAAATTATTGCCTCTATGGATGCTGAAACACTATTTACGCATATAGATGATGTTGCTAATGGAGGATACATAGTGTATGATAGTGGAGTAGCATCGAAAAGACTTGAAGAGATTGTTAGTATGGAGGATATCACAAGGGTTAGGGTTCTCGAGAAACTTAAGAAGAATGGTGTAGCATCTACTGTAGCTTCTGTATTGAAGTTTCTGGAGAGAGATAGAGATGTTAAAGCCATTGGATTGAATTTTGCTGATCTTCTACGTAGACTAATGAATAGATACAGAATTGAGGTTAGTTCGCTATCTAGATATGTAAGTGGTATTATAGTTTCAGCTGTAGCAGTTCTTCTAGGACTCGATGTAGAAGCCATCAAATATTCTCTTTCTATTCAGTTCAGTAGTAGAAGAAACATTGTTGAACAAAACCTAGAACTCTTTAAATATGTTGAAGAAAGTCTACAGAGTTATCGAAACTCTATAGCTCTTGAGAAACCTAAGCATAACTTTAGAAAATTAATGATTGTCACAGGTAATGATGTAGTGGCTATGGGTAAGATCGTTGGTGGTCTGAGGTATCAGAGCTACTATCCAATAACACCTGCAGCTGATGAGAGCTTTGCTATAGAGAAATACGAACATCTTAGAGCAGAGAAAGATATAGGATCTATAGTTGTTATACAAACAGAAGATGAGATCTCTGCTATCTGTTCAGCTATAGGAGCTTCTCTAGCTGGAGCTAGAAGCGCAACAGTTACAAGTGGACCTGGTTTCGATCTAATGGTTGAGGGAATATCTTGGGCAGGTGCAAACGAGGTCCCTATAGTGGTAACATACTATCAGAGAGGAGGACCGAGTACAGGTCAACCTACAAGAGGTAGTCAGAGCGATCTGTTTAATGCTATTTTTGCTGGTCATGGAGAATTCGCTAGAGTTGTTATTACTTCTGGTGATCATGTAGAAGCGTTCTACGATTCTATAGAGGCATTCAATATAGCTGAACGTTTCCAAGTACCTGTTATACATCTTCTAGATAAGTTTTTAGCTAATTCAATTAGAACTATACCTCCTCCAGATCTAGATAGTGTTAAAATAGTACGTGGATCTATATCGAGTGGAGGTAAAGAGTACAAGAGGTTTGATCTAGGTTACATAGTATCTCCGAGAGCTTTCATAGGCGTAGATGACACTGTTATGTGGTATTCTGGTGATGAACATGATGAATATGGGCATATAGTTGAAGATCCCGAAAATAGAGTATCTATGTATTCGAAGAGAATAAAGAAGCTGGATCTTATAGCTAGTGAGGTTTCTAGAGATATGAAGCTTCAGGTGTATGGAGATAGAGATCTAGACTATATAATTATTGGGTGGGGTTCTGTAAAAGGTGTAGTACTAGATGCATTAGAGCTTCTTTATAGGAAAGGATTTAGAGGTTGTTATATAAACGTTAAACTTTTGTGGCCATTTCCAAGTAGAGAGGTTGTTGAGGTATTGAGTAAGACTGATAGAGACAGGATTATAGCTATAGAACATAGCTATAACGTACAGATAGCTGATCTAGTAGCTCTTTCAACAAGCATCAAAATCGAGAAGAAGATAGCTAAATTCACAGGTAGACCTATAACGCTAAACGAACTTGTAGATGCACTTCAAAAATTACTAACATCAGAGACTACGCATGTGGTGCTTACATATGGAGCGTAG
- a CDS encoding 2-oxoacid:ferredoxin oxidoreductase subunit beta, whose product MERRSYRTDLWIDWCPGCGNFGILTAVVRVFEELGLDPSKTVIVSGIGCSSKIPHFINVNGVHTLHGRAIPFAMGIKLANPELIVIVHGGDGDLLGIGAGHFVALGRRNIDVTVILHNNGVYGLTKGQASPTLPLNAKTKALVKPNIQQALNPIALALSSGYTFVARGYAFDGEHLKNIVKKAILHKGAAFIDVLQPCVTFNDIFTAEYYRKRIYRLEDNSSWNPIVEKPEDRTIKLLKAIEKSFEWGDRIPIGVFYQDTTVSTFEERILQRIKIYLEMSPAKSSIAEDGGRSVIDGKRFEEIFRDYIVDVEGTQQ is encoded by the coding sequence ATGGAGCGTAGATCCTATAGAACAGATCTCTGGATTGATTGGTGTCCTGGTTGTGGAAACTTCGGTATACTGACAGCTGTTGTAAGGGTTTTTGAAGAGCTTGGTCTAGATCCATCAAAAACAGTAATTGTTTCTGGAATTGGGTGCTCAAGTAAGATACCTCACTTTATTAATGTGAACGGTGTACATACACTTCATGGCAGAGCGATACCTTTTGCAATGGGAATAAAGTTAGCGAATCCAGAACTCATAGTAATTGTTCATGGTGGTGATGGAGATCTTCTAGGGATTGGAGCCGGACATTTTGTTGCACTAGGTAGAAGAAATATCGATGTAACTGTTATTCTACACAATAACGGTGTATATGGATTAACGAAGGGACAAGCATCACCAACACTACCACTAAATGCTAAAACAAAAGCTCTTGTGAAACCAAATATACAACAGGCATTGAACCCTATAGCATTAGCTCTTTCATCTGGATACACATTTGTTGCAAGAGGCTATGCATTCGATGGAGAGCATCTGAAAAACATAGTGAAGAAGGCGATACTCCATAAGGGAGCAGCTTTCATAGATGTTCTACAGCCTTGTGTAACATTTAACGATATCTTTACAGCTGAATACTATAGAAAGAGGATATACAGATTAGAAGATAATAGCTCTTGGAATCCTATTGTCGAGAAACCTGAGGATAGAACTATAAAGCTATTGAAAGCTATTGAGAAGAGCTTTGAGTGGGGTGATAGAATACCTATAGGTGTATTCTATCAAGATACTACAGTATCAACATTTGAAGAAAGAATATTACAAAGGATAAAGATATATCTAGAGATGAGTCCAGCAAAATCAAGTATAGCTGAAGATGGTGGTAGATCTGTAATTGATGGTAAGAGGTTTGAGGAAATCTTCAGAGATTATATAGTAGATGTCGAAGGTACTCAGCAGTGA
- a CDS encoding DUF1122 family protein, whose translation MICREAFRDLEDVEIEFSVKSGRFLEEKNITIYITYRGTKRRLLVMKMFTGRPPHYRKWIEVFMINRELIFNDKIFKFIDSIYEDNLVKCLSNILQGGERLFIEYIYDYETRKALEIGVPPPLTRLGYILFKNGFTWFKDWYFPEGFMEGNPKLQAEKPIDENIRRKHIDEICREVRENIDRIKALRNLGEYTWIMDNVLKRAEYILKLCKY comes from the coding sequence GTGATATGTAGAGAAGCTTTCAGAGATCTAGAGGATGTAGAGATCGAGTTTTCGGTAAAGAGTGGTAGATTTTTAGAGGAAAAGAACATAACAATCTACATAACTTATAGAGGTACAAAAAGGAGGTTACTGGTTATGAAGATGTTCACAGGTAGACCTCCACACTATAGAAAGTGGATAGAGGTATTCATGATAAATAGAGAACTCATATTCAACGACAAGATATTTAAATTCATTGACAGCATCTACGAAGATAATCTAGTAAAGTGTTTATCGAATATTCTCCAAGGTGGTGAAAGGCTATTCATAGAGTATATATATGATTATGAGACTAGAAAAGCTCTTGAAATAGGTGTTCCACCACCATTAACTAGACTTGGCTATATCCTTTTCAAAAATGGATTCACATGGTTTAAAGACTGGTACTTTCCAGAAGGGTTTATGGAAGGTAATCCAAAATTACAGGCAGAGAAGCCTATAGATGAGAATATTAGAAGGAAACACATAGATGAAATATGTAGAGAAGTTAGAGAAAACATAGATAGGATTAAAGCTCTTAGAAATCTAGGGGAATATACATGGATTATGGACAACGT